In Drosophila yakuba strain Tai18E2 chromosome X, Prin_Dyak_Tai18E2_2.1, whole genome shotgun sequence, a single genomic region encodes these proteins:
- the LOC6524713 gene encoding early endosome antigen 1 isoform X5, translating into MDMRSWRKVLLQWIGECQFIEPNYISLEQSDIESFYAVYIQKIQETETLTEEGKTALQAQPKEYRPLLQEFLQQNYTEFSAQIDDRGDLLSSDYLYVYTLLLQYSCVKKPTVFFHSICNKLPELTQTCIASFLGETVDKLLTRQYLRQTIANVAAIYRQEASVSVSPSQRSNIQTPDPRVDDAACSSSPSSTSSQPSTSTHKYREWLRLHISGSEMPPPPTPRTELLEQRTKELRGLRSQLEMVRYEKTVLEEQQLEKDDLIKVLNREKMMAKIELEKLKNAKLAEEQHDDENYVMRHEYEHMKSTLLKEIGQKEDVIAEISDKLHDLRAEKSGLSERLSATGERLLEYADRIRVLEGRIEDLTRLLSSRDDRISSLELDKQELDQCLQEAREELHNRREVLNSSSDLLNCSLSPNTTPENLASSVIDKQLREKEHENAELKEELQKRNNSQLELCQALSSFLQKHNIAHEFPVEWTSSSLLSSISAIESNFVETVNKSAHMMLDYDIQAANVKELLGKCQLLSGSVECQQKELKEAKATIAELMDSALESSREYSIMLRSYDMKVADITSKSNELQLDNERLNEKCAELISMVAIGDEHLANINVQLSEKEQQIKVVGAEIRDLRARNLLLENTLSEIADKASSEAIHTQNLQHSHRFVRTKYEECRRELIARNSFQDELAKMLNVPDWETMNSRISQLVEMQAEHVELQLAYARKEKQLDELMLTQVKLERTSIEKEFEIEEKILELEEFEEHNKNLDRFLIRIITLLGGSIDRKSSTSLESVIIEQRFADIEALIEKQLQSADALKEDLNDLQAKNEELVLNTIQGVKNRERIVASLEIKSEKLRDTLTALEKELSSSNKKISQLENALSEEHRNSEAVSQRLDQAQQEIESYHVEALRFLTTISDRLQQDFDGANTPQQLGIRMTQFLEMYDQMEVRYLESSSMVDQLTQSRAQLEQQVAELQEDVTSKQVAIQESSSMVDQLTQSKAQLEQQVAELEKEVATQQANNQESGPMIKQLNDTIQNLERVNAKLSEDNHVSHNARLDLSDSVLKAQNELKRRISRVVHLEASERRLNNELSDCKEEMHKLKKEFELSEERFDMMKLMYERQFDALEVICDTETEEKEHLQINLTATEEMYLKSEEKLKKIVKTYEDEHDRLCQEHDKRCRDVTMRCKELEEQLAEKERYSTQLAEEKVKDKEELLCLKAKLEEDQNLVASLKVNLEKKQGDVDGLKTALDAQTKISDNWRSQKDAAQRDVFLSKERLNKSVREFEVSLATLEDQIETLEERHTQTEAERATAYERINMLEARCQEKDATIRTLQGEIERVEHLQHQLQSEMGSHNSLVEQLNRQLAGKASELLDVQNRLETAIAERNQPNEQLAHMSELQHRLEAETADRIQAQKRLTELTDRLDEVVQELESTRLEHGAQKLRMEERAREADQKNGQLTESLEFYKQRLDTLERLLAACNEELADLNSGRAKLAEATPDLGATYSTADEPQSESDQEARSNKLVLDCQILQAKYRDAKDEIQRCEQKMKDQRLEMEGKLDKMKNKMSQTGPTDSPQTGPTDSPQTGPTDSPQTGPTDSPQTGPTDSPQTGPTDSPQTGPTDSPQTGPTDSPQTGPTDSPQTGPTDSPQTGPTDSPQTGPTDSLSRSRSRSRSPSPSPSDINQQEGRKGGCCEMILLYVGSVLAIALFLYSFIVLNEMDVVLKRRKPFKF; encoded by the exons ATGGACATGCGCAGCTGGCGTAAGGTCCTACTCCAGTGG ATTGGCGAGTGCCAGTTTATCGAGCCAAACTACATTAGTTTGGAGCAGTCGGACATAGAGTCCTTCTACGCGGTCTACATTCAAAAGATCCAGGAGACGGAAACGTTGACAGAGGAGGGGAAGACGGCGCTGCAGGCTCAGCCCAAGGAATACCGCCCCTTGTTGCAGGAATTCCTCCAAC AAAACTATACCGAGTTCAGTGCCCAAATAGATGACCGCGGAGACCTGCTGTCTTCGGATTACCTGTACGTGTACACGCTGTTGTTGCAGTACTCGTGCGTGAAGAAGCCCACCGTGTTCTTTCACAGCATTTGCAACAAGCTGCCGGAGCTGACGCAGACTTGCATCGCATCCTTCCTTGGAGAGACAGTAGATAAGCTATTGACGCGACAATATCTACGTCAAACGATCGCCAATGTGGCAGCTATTTACCGACAGGAGGCTTCCGTCTCAGTCAGCCCAAGTCAACGCAGCAACATCCAGACTCCCGATCCGAGGGTCGATGATGCGGCATGCTCATCCTCGCCCTCATCGACATCGTCACAGCCGTCGACCAGCACGCACAAATATCGCGAATGGCTTCGCCTACACATTTCTGGCTCCGAAATGCCACCTCCGCCGACCCCGAGAACGGAGCTACTGGAGCAACGAACCAAGGAGCTGCGCGGTCTTCGTTCCCAACTGGAGATGGTGCGCTACGAGAAGACCgtgctggaggagcagcaatTGGAGAAAGACGATCTCATCAAAGTTCTTAACAGAG AGAAAATGATGGCCAAGATTGAACTGGAAAAACTGAAGAATGCAAAACTGGCCGAAGAGCAGCATGATGACGAGAACTACGTCATGCGACATGAGTATGAACAT ATGAAGAGCACTCTCTTAAAGGAAATCGGTCAAAAGGAGGATGTCATTGCCGAGATTAGCGATAAGCTGCATGATTTGCGGGCCGAAAAGTCCGGGCTGTCCGAGAGG CTAAGTGCGACGGGAGAAAGATTGTTGGAGTATGCGGACCGCATCCGAGTGCTAGAAGGCCGTATAGAAGACCTGACCCGTTTGCTATCGTCCAGGGACGATAGGATCTCGTCCCTGGAGCTCGATAAACAGGAATTGGATCAGTGTCTTCAGGAAGCGCGCGAAGAGTTGCACAACCGACGTGAGGTCTTAAACTCCTCCTCCGATTTGCTTAACTGTTCTCTGTCACCGAACACCACGCCCGAGAATCTGGCCAGTTCTGTGATTGACAAGCAGTTACGCGAGAAGGAGCACGAGAATGCCGAGCTgaaggaggagctgcagaAGCGAAACAATTCCCAGCTGGAGCTATGCCAGGCCCTGTCAAGTTTCCTGCAGAAGCACAACATCGCTCACGAGTTTCCGGTAGAATGGACGTCGTCGTCCCTATTGTCCAGCATTTCTGCGATCGAGAGTAACTTTGTCGAAACGGTGAACAAGAGTGCGCACATGATGTTGGACTACGACATTCAGGCTGCGAACGTCAAAGAACTACTAGGAAAATGTCAGTTGTTATCTGGGTCCGTGGAGTGCCAGCAAAAGGAGCTAAAGGAGGCCAAGGCCACAATAGCGGAGCTAATGGACTCGGCTTTGGAATCGAGCCGTGAATATAGCATTATGCTGAGGTCTTATGATATGAAAGTAGCCGATATAACATCGAAAAGCAACGAACTGCAGTTGGACAACGAAAGACTTAATGAAAAATGCGCTGAGCTTATTTCGATGGTTGCCATCGGGGATGAACATCTGGCCAATATTAATGTGCAACTAAGTGAGAAAGAACAGCAGATAAAAGTTGTGGGCGCTGAAATCCGGGATCTGCGTGCAAGGAATTTATTACTTGAAAATACGCTCAGCGAAATCGCAGATAAAGCATCTAGTGAGGCAATCCATACGCAGAATTTGCAGCACAGCCATCGGTTTGTGAGAACAAAGTATGAAGAGTGCCGAAGAGAACTAATTGCCAGGAACTCTTTCCAAGATGAGTTGGCCAAGATGTTGAATGTGCCAGACTGGGAGACCATGAATAGTCGCATAAGCCAGTTGGTCGAGATGCAGGCGGAACATGTTGAACTTCAATTAGCCTATGCACGGAAGGAGAAGCAATTGGATGAGCTGATGCTGACCCAAGTGAAGCTTGAAAGAACGAGTATAGAAAAGGAGTTCGAAATAGAAGAGAAGATTTTAGAGCTAGAGGAATTTGAAGAGCATAACAAGAATCTTGATCGTTTTCTCATCCGCATCATTACTCTCTTAGGAGGTAGCATCGACCGGAAATCATCGACCTCTCTGGAATCTGTGATAATTGAACAGCGATTTGCCGATATTGAAGCGTTAATTGAGAAGCAATTGCAATCTGCTGATGCTCTTAAGGAGGACCTTAATGATCTTCAAGCGAAAAACGAAGAGCTTGTTTTGAATACTATTCAAGGAGTAAAAAACCGCGAGAGAATCGTAGCTTCTTTAGAGATCAAGTCGGAAAAACTGAGGGACACCCTAACAGCGCTAGAGAAAGaactcagcagcagcaacaaaaagatATCCCAGCTGGAAAATGCACTAAGCGAGGAGCATCGTAATTCGGAAGCAGTGTCACAGAGGTTAGACCAAGCGCAGCAGGAAATCGAGAGCTACCATGTGGAAGCCCTTAGGTTTCTGACCACCATTAGCGATCGCCTTCAGCAAGATTTTGATGGCGCTAACACTCCCCAACAGCTGGGTATTCGTATGACCCAGTTTTTGGAAATGTATGACCAGATGGAGGTGCGTTACCTGGAGTCCTCGTCGATGGTAGATCAGCTGACACAATCTAGGGCACAACTGGAGCAGCAAGTGGCTGAGCTACAGGAAGATGTAACTAGTAAGCAGGTTGCTATCCAGGAGTCCTCGTCGATGGTAGATCAGCTGACACAATCTAAGGCGCAACTGGAGCAGCAAGTGGCTGAGCTAGAGAAAGAGGTTGCTACTCAGCAGGCTAATAACCAGGAGTCAGGACCCATGATCAAACAGCTGAACGACACCATCCAAAACCTCGAGAGGGTTAATGCAAAGCTAAGCGAGGACAACCATGTATCGCATAATGCTCGCTTGGATTTGAGTGATTCTGTGTTGAAAGCGCAAAATGAGCTTAAACGTCGCATAAGCAGAGTCGTCCATCTAGAGGCCTCGGAAAGGCGCCTAAACAACGAGTTGTCCGACTGTAAAGAGGAGATGCATAAACTGAAAAAGGAATTCGAGTTATCTGAAGAGAGATTTGACATGATGAAGCTCATGTATGAAAGACAGTTTGACGCTCTTGAAGTTATTTGTGACACAGAGACAGAGGAGAAAGaacatttgcaaataaatctCACGGCAACTGAAGAGATGTATTTGAAATCGGAAGAAAAGCTCAAAAAAATAGTAAAGACTTATGAAGATGAGCACGACAGGCTTTGCCAAGAACACGATAAGCGCTGCAGAGATGTTACAATGCGTTGCAAAGAACTGGAAGAGCAATTGGCTGAGAAGGAACGCTATTCGACCCAACTGGCAGAAGAGAAAGTCAAAGACAAGGAGGAACTGCTATGTCTGAAGGCAAAGCTAGAGGAAGACCAAAACCTTGTAGCTAGCCTAAAAGTGAACCTGGAAAAGAAGCAGGGAGACGTAGATGGTTTAAAGACGGCCCTTGatgcacaaacaaaaatttcagATAATTGGCGGAGTCAAAAGGATGCTGCACAGCGAGATGTCTTCCTGTCTAAGGAGCGCTTAAATAAGTCAGTGCGTGAGTTCGAAGTGAGTCTGGCCACCCTTGAAGACCAGATCGAAACATTGGAGGAGCGCCACACCCAGACGGAAGCTGAGCGCGCAACTGCCTACGAGCGGATCAATATGTTGGAGGCGCGTTGTCAAGAGAAGGATGCAACAATCCGTACACTGCAAGGGGAAATCGAAAGGGTCGAGCACTTGCAGCATCAGCTACAATCGGAGATGGGTAGCCACAACTCGTTGGTGGAACAACTTAACCGACAGTTGGCAGGAAAAGCTAGTGAGCTTTTGGATGTGCAGAATCGCCTGGAGACTGCAATCGCCGAGCGTAACCAGCCCAATGAACAACTAGCCCACATGTCCGAACTGCAGCATCGTTTGGAAGCGGAGACCGCCGATCGTATACAGGCACAGAAAAGACTGACTGAGCTCACCGACCGGTTAGACGAAGTGGTCCAGGAGTTGGAGAGCACTCGGCTCGAGCATGGCGCCCAGAAACTCAGGATGGAGGAGAGGGCTCGTGAAGCTGACCAAAAGAATGGCCAGTTGACGGAAAGCCTCGAATTCTATAAGCAGCGCCTGGATACGCTTGAACGTCTTCTTGCCGCCTGCAACGAAGAGTTGGCCGATCTAAATTCCGGCCGGGCTAAACTGGCGGAGGCTACGCCAGACCTTGGCGCCACATATAGCACGGCTGATGAACCCCAAAGCGAGTCGGATCAGGAGGCGCGGAGCAACAAGCTGGTGCTAGACTGCCAGATACTGCAGGCCAAGTATCGCGATGCCAAGGATGAGATACAGCGCTGCGAGCAGAAGATGAAGGACCAGCGTCTGGAGATGGAGGGCAAGCTGGACAAGATGAAAAACAAGATG TCACAGACGGGTCCTACGGACAGTCCACAGACGGGTCCTACGGACAGTCCACAGACGGGTCCTACGGACAGTCCACAGACGGGTCCTACGGACAGTCCACAGACGGGTCCTACGGACAGTCCACAGACGGGTCCTACGGACAGTCCACAGACGGGTCCTACGGACAGTCCACAGACGGGTCCTACGGACAGTCCACAGACGGGTCCTACGGACAGTCCACAGACGGGTCCTACGGACAGTCCACAGACGGGTCCTACGGACAGTCCACAGACGGGTCCTACGGACAGTCTgagtcggagtcggagtcggagtcggagtcCGAGTCCAAGTCCGAGTGATATCAACCAGCAGGAGGGACGAAAAGGAGGATGCTGTGAAATGATTCTGCTTTATGTGGGCTCAGTTTTGGCTATAGCTTTATTCTTATATTCCTTTATCGTCCTTAATGAGATGGATGTCGTGCTTAAGCGACGCAAACCCTTCAAGTTTTAG